A window of Clavibacter michiganensis contains these coding sequences:
- a CDS encoding GlsB/YeaQ/YmgE family stress response membrane protein produces MGIIGFLVLGLIAGALAKLILPGKQGGGIIVTLILGVVGAFLGGFIGSALFNKGVDSFDLGSLALAIVGAIIVLLVYGAIVGRKKA; encoded by the coding sequence ATGGGCATCATCGGTTTTCTGGTTCTGGGTCTGATCGCCGGAGCGCTCGCCAAGCTGATCCTCCCGGGCAAGCAGGGTGGCGGAATCATCGTCACGCTGATCCTGGGCGTCGTCGGGGCCTTCCTCGGCGGCTTCATCGGCAGCGCGCTCTTCAACAAGGGCGTCGACAGCTTCGACCTCGGCTCGCTCGCGCTCGCCATCGTCGGCGCGATCATCGTCCTGCTGGTCTACGGCGCGATCGTCGGCCGCAAGAAGGCCTAG
- a CDS encoding L-serine ammonia-lyase: MTAYVSALDLFSIGIGPSSSHTVGPMRAALLFAEECRASPRFTEIARVTVRLFGSLGATGLGHGTPDAVVAGLAGLAPETCDPDEVRGRWSGLGEGVDVPLAGIHPVRMVGRDLTFEPFTRLPRHPNAMHLAALDADGGTVLESTWFSVGGGFVLREDQAPSAALPTGLPHSFSNADELIELAETTGRSIADVARDTEESIHGSRRAVAGLDAIWDAMAACVTAGLGGQGTLPGGLNVRRRAARVASQLATIDAEGARDTSHEWLHAFALAVNEENASGGRVVTAPTNGAAGIIPAVGSYYLRFVPGADRDGIRDFLLTATAIGSLVKANASISGAEAGCQGEVGTACAMAAGALCAVLGGSPRQVENAAEIAMEHHLGLTCDPVGGLVQIPCIERNAIAASTAVNAARMALHGDGTHLVSLDTVIETMRQTGLDMSTKYKETSTGGLAVNVIEC; the protein is encoded by the coding sequence ATGACAGCGTACGTCTCGGCACTCGACCTCTTCTCCATCGGGATCGGGCCGTCGAGCTCGCACACCGTCGGACCCATGCGCGCGGCCCTGCTCTTCGCCGAGGAGTGCCGGGCGTCGCCGCGGTTCACGGAGATCGCGCGCGTCACCGTGCGGCTCTTCGGCTCGCTCGGCGCCACCGGCCTCGGCCACGGCACGCCCGACGCGGTCGTCGCGGGGCTCGCCGGCCTCGCGCCCGAGACGTGCGACCCGGACGAGGTGCGCGGCCGCTGGTCCGGGCTCGGCGAGGGCGTCGACGTGCCGCTCGCGGGGATCCACCCGGTGCGCATGGTGGGCCGCGACCTCACGTTCGAGCCCTTCACGCGGCTCCCCCGCCACCCCAACGCGATGCACCTCGCCGCGCTCGACGCCGACGGCGGCACCGTGCTCGAGAGCACGTGGTTCTCGGTCGGCGGGGGCTTCGTGCTGCGCGAGGACCAGGCGCCCTCGGCAGCGCTGCCCACGGGACTGCCGCACTCGTTCTCCAACGCCGACGAGCTCATCGAGCTCGCCGAGACCACAGGGCGCTCCATCGCCGACGTGGCGCGCGACACCGAGGAGTCGATCCACGGATCCCGCCGCGCCGTCGCCGGGCTCGACGCGATCTGGGACGCCATGGCCGCGTGCGTCACCGCGGGGCTGGGCGGCCAGGGCACGCTGCCGGGCGGGCTCAACGTGCGGCGGCGGGCGGCGCGGGTCGCGTCGCAGCTCGCGACCATCGACGCCGAGGGCGCGCGCGACACCTCGCACGAGTGGCTGCACGCGTTCGCGCTCGCGGTCAACGAGGAGAACGCATCCGGCGGGCGCGTCGTCACGGCGCCCACGAACGGCGCGGCCGGCATCATCCCCGCGGTCGGCTCCTACTACCTGCGGTTCGTGCCGGGCGCCGACCGCGACGGGATCCGCGACTTCCTCCTCACCGCCACCGCGATCGGCTCGCTCGTGAAGGCCAACGCCAGCATCTCGGGCGCGGAGGCCGGCTGCCAGGGCGAGGTCGGCACGGCGTGCGCGATGGCGGCCGGCGCCCTCTGCGCGGTGCTCGGCGGATCCCCGCGGCAGGTCGAGAACGCCGCCGAGATCGCGATGGAGCACCACCTCGGCCTCACGTGCGATCCCGTGGGCGGGCTCGTGCAGATCCCGTGCATCGAGCGGAACGCGATCGCCGCGTCCACCGCCGTGAACGCGGCCCGCATGGCGCTGCACGGCGACGGCACGCACCTCGTCTCGCTCGACACCGTGATCGAGACCATGCGGCAGACGGGCCTCGACATGTCCACCAAGTACAAGGAGACGTCCACCGGGGGCCTCGCGGTCAACGTCATCGAGTGCTGA